Genomic window (Phaeodactylum tricornutum CCAP 1055/1 chromosome 3, complete sequence):
AGATAGTGTGAATAACAGGTTGTGTTCGGCTTTGCGTTTCTCGTCCCTCTAGACTCGAATCTGACGGAGAACTGTGAGTTCTGCCAAAGAGAGTTGATCCTAAACACCACATCCGTACTTTACACCATCTTCAGCGTACTTTACACCATCTTCAGCACGTGAACCCTGCAAAGAGTGTCCTCTAGAGAGTACGCTAAAAAGTCACCTTTCGGTCTGTGATGGACAATGCCATGATCGTAGCCGACTTAATGTTGTCGCATTTTGGTAGTGACTGAATGAATAAATCTAAAGCATACTGATTTTAAAGCTCGCCTAACGGTAGACTGACTATACAGTCGACCACGGATGCTTGACCTTACTAGGGGTTTCCTTGTCGATTTCAGGATCTCAATATACTCGGTATGTTTCTGTGTACGCTAAAGGTGTATATCTAAACAAGCTACATTTTTGCTGACGCCGCCCCAACTAAAGTTGATGCAGACCCAGATTGCAGCTATCGTCCAACGAAAAACCATTGACTATGCAAACAGTTTCAGGAAACCGGGTGATAAGAAGAAAATTGTCTGGCTTTCTGGTAGTAGGACCACGTCCCCTCGTTTCATTCTTCCTCCACCGGCACAATATCACACACAATCCCATTGTTTTGCAATGCGTCGTGATACATTTCCGCAACTTCGTAGACCCACCGTCCGACAACAGCAATACCGTTCTGGTGAGCTTGCATCATTGTTTGATATGCTTCCATTTCGGACATCCCAGTGACTTGTACGAGGGAGCGCGCAACATGTTCTCTTGTATTCAGTCCGTCGTTATAGATTCGGACTTCCCAGGCTTCGTGGCCCATCCCTTTCCGTTCCTTGACAGGTTCATCGACCCGGGTCTTCTCGGCAGGACGATCCAAGACTGCAGGCGCGCCTACCTTGACAGACTCCCGTTCAATCGTTGCTGGTGACATTCTAGCAGCGACAGTAGAACGAGATACAGAGGAACCAAAGGACGCCTTCGGTCTCGACGGCGCAAAGAAAGCAGTGACCGAAGATCCCAAGAGGGCGAGGACAACTAGGAGAAATCGAGAAGCAGCCATTTTCAGTAATAGGGAGTCCTAATCGACGAATTCTGGTAAGGGCGAAAAAGAGAGGAGGCTTTCGAACGTTGTCAGCCTGACAAGAAACAGAAGACAATTTTTCCAAGAACAGGCCTCGTGGATGTTGGGGAGATACGGTTTGGTCTATAAATTGCTGTGTCGACTGTGAGCGTTCGTGTGTGGCAGTTGTTTTGATGGCGAATCATCGTCTCTTGTCAGGACGTCCCAAAAATCGATGGTGGGACACCTTGTCTTGCGTGGGTACGAAACATACGTAAGCCGTCTCCACGTTAGAGAATAAGCCAATCAACGAAAGGCAATCGATAGATCCGTAGTtcaacgccaacgaaaaTACTTGAGAATTCAGCTTATCCATTTAAGAAATAGACTGTCCAGATGTGACGTCTCCAAATATGGTTCAGTGTCGTCAAAAAACGAAGCGATTGCCTAATTGGTTTTACGAGGCAATTACGAATCGGTCtgctttacagtcaattatGCCCCCTTTCCATTGGTTACCAGCGGGAGTCATCGCGTCATCAGCTAAGCATGGAATCAACGTTCATCCAAATTATATGAgaaaaaccgctatttcggcctctgcgacatgaaaaaatcgctatttcggccgaatctgagaatttctaagtacttttgattgagcgcgaaacggcttttaagtaaaattagcaattatAAAATAATCCActgcttggtgtatgctctgtatatgatacagcggaggtatcgcgctggcatggatgagctgcttccaacccgtcaagcttcgaTCAATCTAtttcacagcagttgactgtgaatacttTACCCAAGCAtacagagaacaaactgtCGCCAGGACTCCAGgagttttgaacagcaattgCACATTAAGTGTGGATACACCACCAGTCTTTTGCCTGATGAATGCCACTGTGCGAGTGTCTTTTCTTGTAGTAGCTGCAACTGACAGCGCTCACGGCTAAATTACGTAGGCCAACGGGACGAACGACCTTACAGTCGATGAAGATGGGAAACGGTACAAGACGtgaaattggaagaaaattttttgaaacaaatCTTGCTTTTACATGAGAATTAAAAGTCTCCTTCGACGCCTAGAAAGGCATCGGATTTCTATAGCACAATGACAGTTGCGACGGCTGTTCCCAACCAGCAAAACCGTGCAGCGGCAGCGTTCGAGTACACATTTGGTGGACTTATTGTGGCTGCACTCACGACTCTTGCACTCCCTCTCTTAGGTCTAGTACTGGCATACTATGCATGGAGTGATGTATATTGGGTTGACATTTCACTGTCGGCAAGTCTTGGGGAGACGACGAACTCCTGACCCGAAGCTTTCTGGCAGATAGTCATCAAAAATCCCATGCTTTGTTCTCACTGCAACGACAGCGGCAGTGTTGCTTGGTTTCTATTCCAAGTATCCTGGAACAATTTTTCCCTGTGAACTGGTACAGGAATTCTCTCAGTCTTTGGGGCTGCGCTTGGACcacaacaagaaaaggcgtggctggaatgcagtaggtcatgggttggaagcagctcatccatgccagcgcgatacctccgtTATATCATACACAGAGCATACAcgaagcattggattattttctaattgctaattttacttaaaagccgtttcgcgctcattcaaaagtacttagaaattctcagattcggccgaaatagcgattttttcatgtcgcagaggccgaaatagcggttttcctcaaaTTATATCCAGCTTGACCTTTCCCTTCCACTTTCATGATCTATTGCTGTAGACCATGCTGTGGCGATTGGTTGATTTCATCAATCATTTACAGTGTCGAATGCCTTAGCTAGTATAAGCAAAGTCGGGCAAAGTCTTTATCAGCACGAAAGATAGGGCATTGTTTCAACGGAACTTCTATCGGCAAGTGAGTTGACCGGTgtcctcacagtcagtcaggTAAGAACTTTCGAGGACAATCAAAACCAATCAGCAGAGGCGTATGGATGCATTTTGTCAAAATCTTTTCCCTCACGGCAAATTATGTCCCCAATACCTCTAGCGGATGTAAATTACTTTCACATCAACCACTGTCATAATAGTTTTACGGAGAATTTACAGTGAGGTGCGTCCATTTAAGATTTGCACACTGTTTGATATTAACTAAAGGTAGACTTGCTAATTACACATAATTCTATGTAACAGCAAGTGAAATGGATTTGACGGGGACGGTGACAACTTTTTCGGAGCAGGCATCGGTAAAAACAGGTGCAGGCTGCTTGTTAGCGAGCTGGCAATGAATTTCTGTATACAGTTTAATGTAAGTATGTGGCATCGGAGTTATTCTGGAATGTCGTATTACTACCGTCTTTTCGTAGATCAATGACTAGCTGTTTTATTTATGAGCGAAAGGAACAGGCAACTCTAGGAGTAAACTGGTCCGGATTCCAATTATAAGAGGTTCTCCGGTTGATTCTGACTGGTTGCCCACGTTTTGACAAATGACTCCGAGAGAAGCACCTTCACTGGTTCATTTCAGAGTCAACAAGATCGAGTTGCCGAGGCCGTATACCTTCtcactttccaaaagtccAGTGATTAGCATCTCAGACATTCCTTACCCCTATAGAGAAGAGAAACATGACTGTTAGGTTGTGTCTGCAGCTCTATTTGTGGCTACTTGGCTGCACTGCAAGGTCACTTTCACAGAAGCTTCGTGGAAATCCATGGATGGGAGTGGTGGAACCCTCCTTTCGAACAAATTCAGGTCGGCGTTTGGGATCCTTCGAGTGGGAGATCGATTTGCTTGATGGCTTTCCATTTCTCAACAACATCACGGACACCAAACAAATCGAATTTTCGTATTGGTTCACCGGAAATGCTTCTCTACCTGGAAGATCTTTTGACATTGTCCTCCTAGAAAAAGACTGCAGAACCGCCAGTGTCGTATCGCCTCAAGGCAGAGGGCTATTTCTTGATAGCGAAGAAATTTATGATCAAGGTATAGACGTCATTGTCGGTGTTGATCTTACATCAATTgcatcgtcttcgttttATAATAGAACAAGTCAGCTATCGGCAGCAATTGAGTTCTGTCTTCGGGTTGATTATCAGAGTGCGGGCGAGTCGGTCAACTTTCACGAGACAACAGTATCGGTTTCTGTCGACTTAACCGCCGGTTTTCGACTACAAAGTATTTCTACTGAGCGGAACGAGGAAGCGGTGGTATCCGAAAGTGTCGCCTGCGAAGTCAACGCGTATTTTTGTGACGACTCCTATACCGACACGGGTACGCCGAGGCTTGCGCAGGGTGATGTTTTCCAGGCCTGTATTGCATCGACTGGGCAATTTGTGATCAAAGACATTGTGTCGGCTCAGCTGGATCAAGGTCAAGACAATCAGACAACTGGTGTTCGAGACGACCTTGCTATCGACTACGAAGTTGTCGATCCCCTTACAGTAATATCCTGCAGCTTGGGACGTTGCAATATAAAAACGCAAATGAGGACAAAATACTTTTcagaaaataatccaattTCGGTTCGACTATCGGTAAGTCAAAGCATCTGATTTCCGATGACCTCAAACGGAGTTCTCATAATTGTTTACCCAAATTCTTCTTTCGTAGGGGTTGGCTCTGTGTGGCTTCGGATCAACCCCAGCAGCATATTGTGCGTCATCTGTTAAGCCTGTAATTGGAGAAAATTCTGAGTTCTTAATTTACCCTGTTGCTCTCTCCTTGCATGACTATGATAATTCGGACGAGTATGAATCCGTCGTGATAAGCTGGTCGACACAGGGTACCAGTGCTGAACCCTTTGTTGAGTTTGCAGTGGCACCGCCAGGTGTTTCAATCACATTAGCCAACCGAGAGCTCACTTTGCGAGGAAATGCACAAGACATCGAAGATGCTGTCGCAAATTTGAAGGTTCGCCCGGGACAAGACAACGGAGAAGATATCGACATCCGGGTGAAAGCAACAGCAATGGACAGAAATGGTCTAATGGCCACCGCGGAATGCGGCTTTCGTATTCCTGTGGATCCTTTCGTTTTTGGGATTCTGAGGCTTGACTCGCCCTTTCCATCGGATATCAGTATCCGTGCTTTCGAAGATACAGCAATCGAGTTGAGCGGAATATCGATTGAGTTCTCTGGGTATGACACAGACGGCTCCGAGGTGGCTTACATAGAAATTGAAGCTTCTAGCATTCCAGAAGGGTCCGTGCTTCTTTCTAATGGAATCGTGCAAACAACAATTGTTGATGGATTTTTGCGGCTTCCAATGGAAGCAGGGTCGTCACTCAAAATAAAGCCACCAAGGAATTACAGCGGGGAAATTACGCTGTCTGTGCGTGGAGCTATTACTGATGTAAGTCTGGCATGAGATATCAATGACGTCAATTACTTGCCACTGACTAGGCATGCATACGCATTTCGCAGTACACTGTTTCAAATTCTGTGCTAGTAGCCACAATTCCACAGAAATTGTCGATTCAAGTGGAGCCTGTTGCTGATGCAATAATGTGGACTACTGTTTATGCAATTGAGGATAATGGTGCGGTTCCGTTTGGCGCGATTCTTGCTAACAGACAGTCGGGGATCCGACTTAACGACATAGCGCAAGGGAAGGGAAACAATCCTGAACCAGAAACAATTCTTCAGATAGTGATATCTGTTCCGCCCGACTCAAACGAAGTCACCTATCTTGTGTCGGGGACGTTTGTACCTCAGTCGGATGGTATTGTCACAGGTGAAGGCACAGGAGTCGTATCTTTTGACCTACAAAGGCGGACCTTCACTATTCGCAGTTCGCTCCTGACGAACCGAGTCAATTTAGCAGCGGCTGATCAGGAAACTCGAGAACAGGCCGATAAAGACATCCGCGCCACCTTAGCAGCCTTTTATGTGGAGATTGGACCGACACACACTGATATCGACGGAGACTTGTCGGTAACTGTAACGACACTTGATGTTCAAATGGGATTCTTCGATACAACTGATGTAACGTTTAAGCCTATCAAGTTGCAGGCTGTTGCTGACCAACCGTCGATTACAGTTCAGAGTGCGGCACAAATTGTAAGCGAGGACGGTGACTTGGTGCCCCTTTATTTTACTGTGGGACGAAGCGCAGACGAAGATGGTTCCGAAAATCTTAAAGTGCTTATCTCTGTGCCGTTGGATGAGCTTGGACCGATCGGCTCTATCACTGGTTCCTTGCCTGTAGGAGTTCTTGTCATCAATGAGGGCCCTGGTCTGTATCTTATTTCTTCGTCAGCGACAACTCCTATCGGACAGGAGACTTCTCTAAATCAACTTTTCGATGGACAGATCAAATTTCATCCCAGAAACAATTTCTCCGGTCAATACCTCGGGTCAAACGGGATACGTGTTGACGTCTTCATGGAAGAGAGAGCTACAAATGATCAGCTTGCCCCTGTAGAATATGGCTTGGATGGAGATTCGAAATTAGCCAAAGCTACCGGATTTATTGATATCTTCGTCTTGCCAGACGCAGATAAGGCAACAGTCCTTGTGAAAGGGAATGCCGCTGGCATGGAAGACAAACCAATACCAGTCCCATTGAGTGTGACTCTGGGGGATCTTGACGGATCCGAAAGCTACTCAATGGAAATTGTTGACAATCTCCCTGCTGGTGCCAAACTTCTCGGTTCAACCAGTCGTGAACTTCTTTCAGAAGATGGAGtttttttcttgttcccAATAGATGTAGAATCTCTCATACTGTTACCACCACTTCACTGGTCAAGTGCAAAGCAAGGTGACATTGTTCTCCTTACAAATACAACAACGGTTGATATAAGCCCTCAATCATCCTCTAGTGCGTCGGTATACCTTTCCATTCCAATCAAGATTGTGGGCGTAGCTGACAAGCCAAATACTCGACCAGTTGTTGTACATTGTTTGGAAGATGGAACTTACAACCTCGGATCATCAATCGGGGATCTAAGTGGGGTCTTGGTTGATGTAAGCATTCTAATCCGTATAATCGTTGTCAAGAAAGGATCCCCTAACCTGCTTTGCTCGTTCTCAATACAGACCGATGGATCCGAAGTACTTTCTCTTGTTTTATCCGGTCTACCACTTGGAGTCGTGCCTCAAAGCGAGGAGAGTAATATACAATATTTAGGGAAGGGACGATGGCAAGTGCCTGAAACAGCGATTCCTTCTCTCACGCTCCCTGCGTTGCCGAACTTCTCCGGAGACAATCCCTACACGGGAATTACTATCAATGCAGTAAGCCAGGAGTTGGACAGGGATCAAGCGGTCTCTGATTCTTGGCCAGTGACAATAAAGGTACGCCCTGTTGTTGATGGGTTTGCTTCTTGGTCGATGTCTTTCACCACGACGGAGGGGATGAACGAGGCAAACAATGGCGGTATAGATTTCAAAAGTGTCAAAAACTTTGTTCTTGGGGATGAGGATAATTCCGAAGCTGTAATTTCGTTTACTTTTGACTTTTCCAACTTAATGGTCAATGCCGGGATCAGAACTCGCCTGAATCAGCTGGAGGGCCAAAGTGCTGGACTCGAGGAGTTAGTGTCAAAAAGAATGGACGGGGAATTTACCTTCGACCAAGAAAGTGGCACGGTATTGGTACTCTCCGAAAATATCGAAAATATCAAGCTCCACTCAGAACTCTTTCTTGATTCAAaccaaaattttgaaatCCCTGTCAATGCGTTAGTTCGAGATTCTGCTGTATCAGACGGAAGTAGCGTTAGGGAAGACAAGATCAAGTCAGGCGTGTTATTTGTCATTATAAGTGGAACCGCTGATATCCCTACGGTGTTTGCAGAGCCGACCATCTCCGGAAGTGTTGGTGAGTCCGGAATTCCAGTCCGGCTAGGTGGGGAAACGACAGATCGAGACGTCTCACTTGGCAGAACTCAGTCAGAAGATGTTTACTATCTGGTCAGCACCAGCAGCAGCTCAATTTCCAACCTGTTCACATTTTCTGGCGCTGGATTAAACAATGGAGACGGTCACTGGACTTTAGAGAAAAGCGACTTGGCGGGATTACAGGTTTACTTTAGTCCTTCGATTGGCATGAGAAATCAAAGCGAAGCTAGTTTTGATTTAACAGCAGTCGCTGTCGAGGATGATGGAGACTGGGCAGTCAACACTACGACCTTCAAAGTTATTCTTCAACCCAACGAAGCGGGAGATACGATGACGATCCCCCCTTTGCCACCTCTTCTCGCCATCGGCCTTAATGCAGGGTTAGAAGATACAAAAATATCTCTGGGTAGCATCAGTGCCGTCGTCAATCCTGACGATCCTACCAATACAACTATCAGTGTTGCAATCTGGAGCATCCCTCCCAATGCTAAAGTGTTCGGTGCTCGGCTTAACCCCACCACTGGAAAATGGATATGCTCTGCTGCCAGTATCAATTCAGGTGCTGTTCAGATACTTCCGGGCCCAGACTATTCTGGTTCATTGATGTTGACTATTCAAGCCATCGCAACCAACCATTACGCCTTGTCAGCTCATAGTCCTGAACAAAAGCTTGAATTCATTGTAGACCCTGTGGCTGATGGTGCAGCTATTTCCATCTCTCCTAGCTCAGGCTTGGAAGATGAAATGGTCTCACTACGCGTTTCATTGACGGAGCTGGACGTTGATGGAAGTGAGCGAATTGGTCATTTTGCATACATAAAGATGACGAACGGGGCCACTCTTATAGGCAACTACACTGTCGTCACAGAGTATGACAATGACGCCTTCATTGGGACATTTTCCAACGCTTACTCACTGCGCGTACCATCAGAGGAGATTTCAGAATTGTCACTGAAGCCGGCCGCGAACTGGCATGGGACAATCACTCTAGAAATTTCAGTCCCGGTTGTAGAGCGTTtcgacgatgaagacggtGATCACGTCAAGGTCGCCCGAAAGTAAGCAAAGTGGCCGAACCAATTCCAATACGCGCAACTGCTACTCAATTTCTCACGCAATTGACCAATTTTGCTTTTAGGACTCATTCAATTGAGATCAGTGCGTTAGCCGACATGCCCGACATTTCCGTTCCGTCCGTCACCACTATAGGTGACGAAGACACAGAAATTGCTATTGCATTTCTCGCGGCCAGTCTAACCGACACAATAATCGCGAATGGTCGTGAAATTCTCTCTGTTGTGATCAGTAATGTTCCAGAAAGTTCAACGTTCAACTCAGGATACAACAACGGGGATGGGAGTTGGGCAATTCCGACCGCAGCCCTAGACGGACTTTCTCTCTTACCCCCGGAACATTTCGCCGGAACTGTCAAACTGACACTTACAGCGTATGCATTGGAACTGGAGAATGGCAGCGAAAACAGTCAGAGCGGCGACTTTGATATCAACGTCCGTCCTGTGGCCGACCCTTTCCTCATGGTCGCGACAAGTATCAGTTTGCAAGCCAGTTCGGGAACTGTTGATATAGCGTTGAATTTGCGTCTGCAAGATACGCGCGGCGACAGCCCAGGAGAAATTCCACCCGAGATTGTCCAATTGGAGTTTCAAAATCTCCCTCGCGGTATATATCTTCGGGCCAGTCAGGGTGGTGGTGTTGTCACCACACCTGCCGGTACATTTGTGTTCGCCGGCTCGCAAGCCCAAGCCAACGCGTTGCGTCTTTTGGCCCGTAACGCTACAGAAGGCACCTACCAGATTGCCATCAGTGGTGTCACCGTTGATGGTGACAGTATCCTGTCACCAGCGGTGCGGGACTCTTTTAGGCTGACCATCTCCCCGTCAAACCAAACGTTGCCCGGCGTGGAACTGATAGGCACAAACGGGGCGGACAACCTGACTGGATCGATTGGACATGATATTTTGATGGGCTTGGAAGGTGCTGACCTCATGCGTGGAGGCGACGGTATGGATTGGCTGGCCGGTGGACCTGGCGCTGATGTGTTGACGGGAGGCAACGGCGCTGATGTCTTTTCGTGGAGCTCACTCGATTTGGACGGGTCAGTGGATCGCATAACTGATTTTGCTGTTGGGCAAGACCAGCTCGACCTTGTCAGCGCTCTGAACGGATACAATCAGCAATTATCGGATATTTCGAGCTTTCTCAGTGTCACTACTAGCAACAATGATGCAGTGATTTGGATCGACATTCAGGGAGGCGGGAATTTTTCCCGATTTGTGTTGCTGGAGAACTTGGCTGGAGTGAGTCTCAATGAACTGGTCTCGAATGGAAGCATCTTGGCTTAAATCATCACTCCCTTTCAGGAATGCTGAACGTTCATTAAAAGACTAAACTTTCAATCAAGTCATTGTTTGTGTTTGTCAACTCGCACGAAGGATGTAGAGAAAATGCGCACCGAGGGTGTGTGAATAGTGGCTCTGCTCTTTATTTTGGGAGGGGAATTTCCCTCATTTTGCGAGAGCCTTTAAGATGATATCCACTACCAGTGCTTCCTCAGTATATGCTATATATAAATAGGATGTCATTTGCGTATAGAAAGTCGGGCGCCGCAGTTGTTACGCAAACTTCGTGATCGACTTTGGGACAGTTTTACGCCAGCTTCGGGTACTTGTTGTACTCACTGTCGGCCTTTCCTTTATTTCGATCCACTGCGTACACTTCCACTTCCAGAAGCCGCAGCTCGAGCCATTGTTCCTATTCCCAAGCATTTATCCAGATGCTGCGCAAAGCGGGTACCATTAACTTGGCGTTTGCAAATTGAACAGGCTACCAACTCCTTTGGTTCTTTAGCCGGAATTCGCCCCCAGATATCGGTCTGCACTTGTTGCCGTGTTGAAATGCTGACCGAACTTTCGGTGCGATCTTCAATGACCATAGGGGctggtgacgacgacgcagGCTCATTTGTGACGCGACGAAGTGTTTTGAGTGGGCTAACCGGCGTTTCGACTGCGTAACGATCCAGAGCCGCGACAACCTCGACCTCGCTGTTGTACAATCCAGGATAGAGTAATCGTCGTTTCTTGGGGGCAACCAAATCGGCGTAAGAAAGCTCACCACTTTTGGCCATGCGATGCATTTTGGCAGCTACTTTGATACAGACGGACTCAACCAGCTTCGCATAGACACCTTCATACAACTCATCGCTCGAGTCAGGCCCATCGACGACCCCACCCTGCTCTGGCAAGGCCTGAGCTGCCGTCGAATCCGTCATAGCATACACGGTAGAAAGATTATTTGTTTGACCTACCCTCAAAGATGCCTCGTCGGCGACATTCGCATGTGCACCTGCTACAGGTTTTTGTGCATACGAATTGCGTGGACCTTCACTTGGGTGGAGTCCGCCTCCTTCGAGCCCGATTGCT
Coding sequences:
- a CDS encoding predicted protein → MTVRLCLQLYLWLLGCTARSLSQKLRGNPWMGVVEPSFRTNSGRRLGSFEWEIDLLDGFPFLNNITDTKQIEFSYWFTGNASLPGRSFDIVLLEKDCRTASVVSPQGRGLFLDSEEIYDQGIDVIVGVDLTSIASSSFYNRTSQLSAAIEFCLRVDYQSAGESVNFHETTVSVSVDLTAGFRLQSISTERNEEAVVSESVACEVNAYFCDDSYTDTGTPRLAQGDVFQACIASTGQFVIKDIVSAQLDQGQDNQTTGVRDDLAIDYEVVDPLTVISCSLGRCNIKTQMRTKYFSENNPISVRLSGLALCGFGSTPAAYCASSVKPVIGENSEFLIYPVALSLHDYDNSDEYESVVISWSTQGTSAEPFVEFAVAPPGVSITLANRELTLRGNAQDIEDAVANLKVRPGQDNGEDIDIRVKATAMDRNGLMATAECGFRIPVDPFVFGILRLDSPFPSDISIRAFEDTAIELSGISIEFSGYDTDGSEVAYIEIEASSIPEGSVLLSNGIVQTTIVDGFLRLPMEAGSSLKIKPPRNYSGEITLSVRGAITDACIRISQYTVSNSVLVATIPQKLSIQVEPVADAIMWTTVYAIEDNGAVPFGAILANRQSGIRLNDIAQGKGNNPEPETILQIVISVPPDSNEVTYLVSGTFVPQSDGIVTGEGTGVVSFDLQRRTFTIRSSLLTNRVNLAAADQETREQADKDIRATLAAFYVEIGPTHTDIDGDLSVTVTTLDVQMGFFDTTDVTFKPIKLQAVADQPSITVQSAAQIVSEDGDLVPLYFTVGRSADEDGSENLKVLISVPLDELGPIGSITGSLPVGVLVINEGPGLYLISSSATTPIGQETSLNQLFDGQIKFHPRNNFSGQYLGSNGIRVDVFMEERATNDQLAPVEYGLDGDSKLAKATGFIDIFVLPDADKATVLVKGNAAGMEDKPIPVPLSVTLGDLDGSESYSMEIVDNLPAGAKLLGSTSRELLSEDGVFFLFPIDVESLILLPPLHWSSAKQGDIVLLTNTTTVDISPQSSSSASVYLSIPIKIVGVADKPNTRPVVVHCLEDGTYNLGSSIGDLSGVLVDVSILIRIIVVKKGSPNLLCSFSIQTDGSEVLSLVLSGLPLGVVPQSEESNIQYLGKGRWQVPETAIPSLTLPALPNFSGDNPYTGITINAVSQELDRDQAVSDSWPVTIKVRPVVDGFASWSMSFTTTEGMNEANNGGIDFKSVKNFVLGDEDNSEAVISFTFDFSNLMVNAGIRTRLNQLEGQSAGLEELVSKRMDGEFTFDQESGTVLVLSENIENIKLHSELFLDSNQNFEIPVNALVRDSAVSDGSSVREDKIKSGVLFVIISGTADIPTVFAEPTISGSVGESGIPVRLGGETTDRDVSLGRTQSEDVYYLVSTSSSSISNLFTFSGAGLNNGDGHWTLEKSDLAGLQVYFSPSIGMRNQSEASFDLTAVAVEDDGDWAVNTTTFKVILQPNEAGDTMTIPPLPPLLAIGLNAGLEDTKISLGSISAVVNPDDPTNTTISVAIWSIPPNAKVFGARLNPTTGKWICSAASINSGAVQILPGPDYSGSLMLTIQAIATNHYALSAHSPEQKLEFIVDPVADGAAISISPSSGLEDEMVSLRVSLTELDVDGSERIGHFAYIKMTNGATLIGNYTVVTEYDNDAFIGTFSNAYSLRVPSEEISELSLKPAANWHGTITLEISVPVVERFDDEDGDHVKVARKTHSIEISALADMPDISVPSVTTIGDEDTEIAIAFLAASLTDTIIANGREILSVVISNVPESSTFNSGYNNGDGSWAIPTAALDGLSLLPPEHFAGTVKLTLTAYALELENGSENSQSGDFDINVRPVADPFLMVATSISLQASSGTVDIALNLRLQDTRGDSPGEIPPEIVQLEFQNLPRGIYLRASQGGGVVTTPAGTFVFAGSQAQANALRLLARNATEGTYQIAISGVTVDGDSILSPAVRDSFRLTISPSNQTLPGVELIGTNGADNLTGSIGHDILMGLEGADLMRGGDGMDWLAGGPGADVLTGGNGADVFSWSSLDLDGSVDRITDFAVGQDQLDLVSALNGYNQQLSDISSFLSVTTSNNDAVIWIDIQGGGNFSRFVLLENLAGVSLNELVSNGSILA
- a CDS encoding predicted protein encodes the protein MAASRFLLVVLALLGSSVTAFFAPSRPKASFGSSVSRSTVAARMSPATIERESVKVGAPAVLDRPAEKTRVDEPVKERKGMGHEAWEVRIYNDGLNTREHVARSLVQVTGMSEMEAYQTMMQAHQNGIAVVGRWVYEVAEMYHDALQNNGIVCDIVPVEEE
- a CDS encoding predicted protein codes for the protein MTDSTAAQALPEQGGVVDGPDSSDELYEGVYAKLVESVCIKVAAKMHRMAKSGELSYADLVAPKKRRLLYPGLYNSEVEVVAALDRYAVETPVSPLKTLRRVTNEPASSSPAPMVIEDRTESSVSISTRQQVQTDIWGRIPAKEPKELVACSICKRQVNGTRFAQHLDKCLGIGTMARAAASGSGSVRSGSK